The genomic window aaaaaatttaatcatgtaTAGATTacgctattataaaaattttgtgaaaacttcaagtatttacagtgaatcgtttttgagttacaaccatgtacctatattaaaaatcgattttgtcgaaaattgGTTTTGAGTAAAATTTCCTGTTTTTTCGtcgcttttttatttttttcccaattttttgaaaaccacTGGAAACTTCTTAATTTTGacatctttattatttaaacgaagCGATAAATgtgttgattttacaatgatgtgtgtatttatttttttctgtctgTCATCGACTTTGGGATTAGTTTCAACTTTCAAGTAACTAGTTAGATCTAATCGATACTTTAGGaggtaaacaattattaatatttttcagaaaaaaaaaataaggaaaaacagaaattttttactcaaaacCAGTTTACAAAACAAATCGATTTTCTTATatcatcatataatttaaaaatgaacaattttatacaCTTGAGATTTtacttgatatattatttataatatgcactttaatattttaacacataataaaaatatgtattattatattttaagcacatagtaaatgtttttaaatgtaatattttcaggaaaaattaattcagcatactgtattaaaaatagtgaaatgaaatgaaattaattagtaaaataaatgtatcaaaaaataaagttagtcatttttattgatttcaaaTGTAACACAGAAATTTAacctaaatttgaattatttaacaacCCAATGACAGTTGATATCTCAGTACAACCTCCCGATTTTCAAATGGAGTTATGTGATTTACAAGCAGACTGTTTTCTTCAATCAAAAGTAAATTTGCCTCCTGAAGAGTTTTGGAAACTGTGTTCGCAAGAAAAATACCCAACATTACGGAATTTTTCTCTTGAAATGTTGTCATTATTTGGCAGTACGTATATTTGTGAATCGGCATTTTCTACTATGAATTTAATCAAGTCTAAATCAAGAAACCGTATTCACGATTTGTCTTTAGAATCGTGCATCAGATTGGCCACCACAGGGTGTTCAATTGAAACTGATAAATTGGCTACTGAAAAACAATGCCAATCATcacattaatagtttattttttatttattttttattgtaataagacATTCCtagtctaatttatttttttagtaattttttggtaattttaaacatgaaaacattaaataataataattaatattttgtgcattattaaaaaataaaatataaataggtaataatataatttttttttctggcgGCCCACGGTGTTTTTATGAAAGTGTAAATTGGCCCGCCAACTACAAAAGGTTGGACCACCCTGATATAGACTATTATATCtcaaaataaactataggtTTATCGTTATGAGTATTATGATACGTAAGGGTTCCTAAACTTtgaaattctataatttataattggcgGAAAAAGGTATTGGCGGAAAACGGAAAGGTAATTTTTGGCAGAAACTGGTGACACCCTGTGACGCATGTTGCCTACCCGATATACATTCCTGCTTTGGCAGTTATGTTGTGTGGTGGCCTTGAAACGGGTCGTTTTCATAGGTATATGCACTCCGTtacttacatttattgttGGCAGAGATTTCTAATTATCTAGACTAGCTAGAGCTGTATGCTTCAAGTCTTCTAATTTTTTGGAATCAGCCAAATAGTTGGAAGTGGAAGTTGATGTCTGGAAGGTTGGTAATATTGGTTGGTGAAGAGCAACAGATATTGGGCTCCTTAGCATTGTAGAATTATACTAAGACCAATTGTTTGCGCACCGTCACGGAACTATTGAAGGTGTTATCGTTAGCTGGCCGTCCGGCACTTGCGGCGGGTAACTGATATCAACCTATGTGTGCAAATGGGTAGGTAACTTAACTTAGGTACTAGTAAAAAGATACACAAATTAAAGGTGTGCTCTTGCGACACTAAAAGAACCCTTTTATTGCTGATAGTTATTTAATGAACAATAGTGTTATCAAAAAGGGGGGTATGATCATACCTTACAGTGACCTACTGATCGGGAATGGcgatgtacaaaataaatactaaaactaaaaaacaataaacgatAAGGTGTCTTATCTGTGTGGTGATAAGTCTGAACTGACAACAGCGGCTGACTCCTGGAAACGACGATGGACGACACCGCTGCCAACTGACAGCAACAAGCGAGACTGGTTCACCGATCGACGCACCGGCGATGACGGAATTGATACACCTGATTGGTGCGGCGCTCGCGGCATAACGGCGTACTGCAAGGCCTCGTGGGAAACCACGTGAAGACCCAAAGTCGGCCGATCGCAAACCACGACGAGTCGACGAACGGGGACGCACTCAATACCACGACACGCGCGCCCGGTATAACGCACAAACGCGGGCGATGACTATTCACGCGTACGGGGATGTACGAGACGGGAGGGCAGAACAAACAATACGGCGAACTGAGACTCTCAGACTTGAAGGTTCTGACTGGCGCGTTGACACAAACGTGGAGGTCGAAACCGCCGAGTCCAAACAACAAAAACACCACGAACGATCACACGCGTATTCCCAACAAACGTGGGCTACGTACGGATCCGGACACTAGACCCACGGTAAAAGATGGCGCGGATACGAAAGCGAACAAATCGACCTGGTAAGCACGGACGCCGGATGTTCGGACAGAACTGGTTGACGGTGGTTGCCCGCGGCTGGAAGAGCGCCACCAGCGCGATTACGGGAGGTGGAGGGGGACGGGGTACAACTTCGAGACTGTTCGGCTCCCGACGCGATGTACAGCGGAGCAACGACGCTGTTGCCCAAACACCaatcattatttgttatttcgtGTTCtccataatcattaataaccTGAAATTACACAAGAAGTTATgagtatgataaaattatttttcaaaaattatttttattaaagaattattgaataactaattattttactgacTATTTCCTCAGTCGTATCTTCTTTCACTATACTAATCATGATTGGTAGAGTTTAATTGCGGTTACCATAATCTTGATTAATGGAACCGTGATTAATATGGTGAAATCCAAACTAAAGTCAATCACAATTAAGTAAAAACGATAGTTTTTCAACAATAGGTATGCTAAATTCCATACTCATCAAAAAAGATTATAATCTTTAGTACGGTATCGGTTCAAGAAATTTAATGGGTAACGGAACCACTGCAGCACATAGATTCGATGGCCAAACCCTATACGGATTGATATTCGTTAACAGATGGTTTTTGGCTATATTCCAGCTTCACGGTATTATGGCTAAGCACAGTACATCAGTAAATACAATATGGTTCcagtggtttttttatttccggATAAAATGTACACGTATAATGCCAAGTGTAGGGAAATCCTAACTTACGGATACAGTTTGTCGGGTTATGAAGCGAAAAATGGTGCAGCCaacatatttttggaaaatctGGTATCTATCTCTGAAATACATGACTATTTGAATTCAACAAACCCAACACgtctaatgaataatgatgaatTGGAAGAATCGAATTGGTAAATTGCAAGAGATATGAGTAGTTGGTGCTTAGAATctaccaatatattaatactaacaaGGTATTGAAGGTGAAAACAATAACAAGGAGCATTTTTATACCGTAAAATGCTTTGACGGGACCTATAAATCCAGAGGCGTCGGCCAAACCAAGAAAATCGCAAAAAACATTTCGCTCAGTTGTTGCTTgagtaaattaattgaatcaacagaccttttttttttttttaaactgccAATGGCATCTTTATTTAAACGACCGAAAgtctttataaatacaatacataaagggtagtatacgataatattatgagtaagTGACAatgattacttatatattatgcgttaACATGTTTGGGGTTGTACCTCCGGTGAGATAGTCCCTTACCTTAGCCTACGTTACTTAAACTAGGTCATATGGCTTTAAGCGTTTGAGTCGCCTAATGTCTTGCGAGTTGTCAAGAAGTTGTTTTGCACTTGCATTGGGATGCAGCTCGAGTTTTTTCGCTCGATGTTTGTTGGCAAACTTTTTGATTTCATCTTGGATGGATGATATATTCAAGTCTCGATGGATGATTTCATTCCTGTCGTACCGGTATGCTGCAACAATGGTACGAAGGGCGATATTCTGACAGCGTTGGATGAGTTCGATGTTGGATTTGCTGGCACAACCCCACAGTTGTATGCCATAAGTCCATATTGGTTTgataatagctatatataaAAGCCGTTTGCTCGTCAGGTCTAGTGTGGAACGTCTTCCAACTAACCAGTATAGTTTGCGCATTTTTTCTTgaaattgtagttttttttgaCGGACGTGATGCTTCCAGTTAAGGCGAGAATCAAGGTGCATACCCAGATATTTCACTGAGTCTTTTTGTGGAATTGACGTATCATCCAGCAAAATTCGGAGATTTTCAGTTTTACGTAGTGTATAATTTACGTGCATTGACTTATCTTTATTAATCTTGATTTTCCATTTCCTTGTCCAATTAGAGATGTGATTGATTGAGGCCTGTACGTTTTCGGTCGCAGTCTGTTGATTACTGCTTGTTGCTAAAATTGCAGTGTCGTCAGCAAACATAGCTGTCATTGAGTTACCATTGGTTGGGATGTCAGCTGTGTAGAGTAGATAAAGGATTGGTCCCAGTACACTACCTTGTGGAACTCCTGCTAGTGTGTTTTTCCAACTTGTGATCGCTTCTTCGTGTACAACTCTAAATTGTCTTTCGGTCAAATAAGATTCTAAGAGTGCACACCATGTGTGTGGTAGTTGCTCTCGTAGTTTTATAAGTAGTCCTTTGTGCCAAACCTTATCAAAGGCTTGGGCTACATCTAGAAACACTCCGcagcagtattttttttcctcaaAAGCCTTGCTTATTACATTGGTGACTCGATGAACTTGTTCAATAGTAGAATGTTTGTTCCTAAATCCAAACTGATGGTCTGGTATAAGGTGTCTTGCTTCTATAAGAGGTTTTAAGCGTTTAAGAAGTAGTTTTTCAAAGAAGTAGTTTTTCAAAGAGCTTTGACATGCTTGGGTGCTTGGGAGAAGCGATATTGGTCTGTACGAGGTAGCTTGTTCTGGTGGCTTACCTGGTTTTAGTAGCATGATCACTTGCGCCTTTTTCCATTGCATAGGGAAACTTTCGAGTCGTAAGATTGCGTTGTAAATATGTGTCAAAAGGATAATCGTCTTCTTTGGTAACTCTTTAAGTATGCGTGGGCTGATCTCATCGAAACCAGGTGCCTTTTTTGGGTTGATGTTGTTATCGATTTCATGGGCGACTTCTAGAGGTGTGAAAAACCGTATTTTTTCTCTTATTTCGTTGAGTGGTGGGCATTGTATTACATCGAGTTCGGATGCGATATCATTTGGTTGAAATACATTCTCAAGGTATTGGGCGTATACTTCAGCTTTGTCTTGCTCACTGCGTGCCCAAGTACCATCTATTTTTCGAATAGGTGGCACGTGGGTATGAGGTCTTTTAATGCGTCTTGTGGCTTTCCATAATGAGTAATCGGTATCATCCGTTGCAGATAGGCCACTCAAGTACGATTTAAATGTTTCGTTTTTCATTTCGTTAATTTTGTCgcgtaatattttactaatacgGTTCCAATTAGTTTTATCCTCTGGATGTCGAGTTCTATGCCAGGTTCTTCTGGCCTTACGCTTTTGTTGAACTAGTTCTCTAATTTCAAGCGGGTAGGTGATCTCTCGGTTATTTCCTCCTGGAATTATTGGTGTTGCCGCTTTTATTGCTTCCGTGATATCCTTAGTTAGTTTTTGTACTACCACTTCAATGTCTGATGGTGTTTTTAACTTCACTGAAAGCGTGGTGGTTTCTTCGAGGGTAGTCCTAAAGAGGTCCCAATCTGTTCTTTTGTTTGTGAGAAAGATTTTCCGTTCTTTCATAATGACATTTGAACTAAGTGAAAGTAACACAGGAATATGGTCGGACGATAATTCTATTAGTCCCTCAACTTCAACGTAGTTaggtgaaatatttttaaccacgaaaaaatcaaataggtCAGGTATCTTATTCGGGTCGGTTGGCCAGTAAGTTGGTTTTCTGGTGGAGATAGTTCCAGCGTTGATAGTATTAATTGTCTTGAACAGGGCACGTCCTTTCTGAGTGATTAGTCTTGATCCCCAGTGAGTGTGTTTTGCATTGTAGTCTCCACCAACAATGAATCTATTTCCTAGCTTGCGGAAGAAGTCAGTGAATTTAGTTTCATCTGCACCTCCCTGTGGTGGGCAGTAGATAGCCGTAACCGTAAGGTCATTGTTTCCATCATTGACCCTAACGGTTGTGGCTTGCAAATATAATTGCGAGTGTTCTTCTAACTcgaaatgtttaatgaattcttttataaatatcgctGTACCTTCACGAGCTTTACCGCTAGGATGGAGAgtggtatagatattataatttctgatttttagaACAGTCCAaggtgtaaaatgtatttctgaTACTAGAGCAATATCAATGTTTTCATTGTGCAAGAAGTCATCGAGTTCTTGTTTGCGCTGAACAAGCCCATTGGCGTTCCATGCTATGATTCGCAATATGCGATTCATTACTTTTGCTTTTGACTTTTGTTGTTAGACTTAGATTGATTACTTTCTAATCTATCCAGTCTAGATGTGACTTTTTCTAGcgattttgttatattagtaAGTGcagataaaatatctaataacgaGGGGTCGTTTACGTTGGACTGTTGTTGCTGATTGGACGTTTGAGgcgttgtattaatattaggaGAGCTTGTCATCTGTGCATAAGAGATGGCCGCTGTGACAGTTTTCGTTGGTTTTTGTTGAATGCGTTGTACTGCAGTGATCTTTTTTGGGTGTACTCTTTCTTCTGCTTTTTTGTAGGCAGAGCAGCCCTTCCAGTTTGCTGTGTGAGCTTCACCACAATTACCTAGCACATTTagcttttgatttttttgacttTTGGCAGTCTTCTGTTCTATGATCTTCACTACATTTTACACACACTGGTTTTTTGTGGCAGTAATTTTGTGTATGGCCAAAAGACTGACAGTTTTTACACTGTGGCACATCTTTTTTCTTCCTTGGTGGttctattttgattttatgataACATAGACTATCtaacttgtaaatatttttattatttccttgTGGGACTAGGTCTACGAAAAATAAAGGCAATCTTATACGCTTGGTTTCACTGTTTTTATCATTGggattgagtttttttttaatttgaatgtttGAGACATCACAAGCAGGAAACCTTTTGTCGAGTAGGTCTCTTTTGATTTCACATATGTCAGTTTCTGGGTGCAATCCACGTATTACGACccggaattttttttcagcttTCAATTGAAATCTATGAAACTCGATTTTGTTGATTTCAAGAGCTTTTAGTGTTCGTCTAAACTGCTGTTCGTCCTCTGTAGAGATTTTTATGTCACCGTTAGCGAAAGTTTTTAGTTGCTGTTCGTGGCCGGCGACTTCTTCgcgagttaaaatattaactaagttTTGTATATCGTTAACATCACATGCTGTGATTGGTGGtggtttgtatatttttggtaCTGATTGAATGACATCATTATCTGTTAATTGGGTGTGTTTTGTCTGCGCGTTTGAACTAATCACTGAGCTGTGGCCAACTCCATTATGTACGTTTTTACTTATAGCAGTGgtagtattagtattattggtAATAGTATTACTCACTTGGATGTCTAGTAGTTGGTTCTGTAATTGTGCATTACTCGCTTGTAATTCCGTTACAAGTTTATGCaatgtttcattttcattttgcaTACGTACCAGTATTGCTTGGTCGACGGAAATTAATGTTGTCGCCGTAGTAGTGTTGTTCGTCGAATCCATTGCTGGACGACGGTCTGAGCCGCCACGATAAGATATCGAATAATGCAGCgatgtataataacatgtattaATTAAGATAAGCGGAACGACCCGCGATAGCGCACAATAACGACGACACGAAGCACACGCGTGTGTTCGCGACGACTGTCGGCACAAGACTAATCAACAGACCTGTACGTCTCGTAGCAGTATCACAcatgaaatatttgataaatgttcAACACAATAACTCTAACAAATATCGAAGTATGTGATATTCTTAAGTTTATGGATATAATAAGCTTTAACAAATTGTTATCATCTAAAGAAGAGTGTatgcaaaaactaaaaaaatgtaattcattGGATAACTTAATATgagtgttttttaaatttttgacaaCACTTGCAAATTAAGAAATCTTAAGCATACTGGGCATACCATATCAAGAAGATTATTGTGAAGTTACGatgtctttaaaaataacaacaccAATAAGACCTGACTTTATTCAGGTACTgggaaaacataatataaagaggctaaaaatgcattatataatgCTAGAATAggtgtgatattattattatatgtatgtggtGGTAATATGCGATGAGTCGCACTATCAACCAACAATTTATACGACTTAGATAATCACGTGTAAGCCGTACACGTCATACGGTATTCCatagtatgttataaaaaaattttttttttttatatgcaatTTTTATCACTTATTGTTAAAGCAGTAGaatgtatgattattttagtatgtatagtatgtataatacatttataatatttaacaaaaattgttagttaaatattaattaaattaaataggtaataacagTTAGTTTAgaaagtgtttaaaatattttaatgcagtTTTAGCAGCTGCATTTTTAGCCTCTTTATGTGTTTTCCCTGTGTTTAAACAGACCATGATAGGTTTATCTTTTACAATCTCCAAAGTCATCTCTACCCCACAACAATCTTTTTGACGTGGTTTGtatgtgatttttaaaagttctTGTTCTGCaagtttttccaaaaattcAAAAGCACTCATATTCAGTTCATCCAatgaattgcatttttttagtttttgcatACACTCTTCTTTAGATGATAACAATTTGTTAAAGCTTATTATATCCACAAACTTAAGAACATCACATACTTCGATATTTTTTGGTGTTATCGTGTTGAACTTAGATTTATCAACTATTTTATGTGTCACGTTGCTACGAGAGGTGTAttgattcaaattattttgctcAATCAACAACTGAGCGGCTTGCTTTTTTGcgatttttttggttttaccTACACCTTTAGATTCGTAGGGCCCAGCAGAGCATTTTACAGTGAACAAACgtaccttattattattttcgccctcaatactttgaaaatattcatactttGGTAGACTCCAACCACGAGCTACACATATTTCATCTTGAAGTTTACCAATGTAATTGGTAAACATACCTTGTTCGTCACTTGCTGTGTCATTTTCCTCTACATTAATCTTTAGACATGGTGGGTTTGCTCCTAAATGGTCATCCATTTCAGAAACAGATGCCAGCTTTTCCAAAAATTTATTCGCTGCATCATCTATCGCTTTAAAACTCGATGAACCGTATCCGTAAGTTATTATCTCCCCACATTTTGCAttacatgtatacattttatacggaTATAAAAACACCACGggaagcatattatattttactgtctTACCTTGCTTACCCATAGTATTGTCAAGCTGGTATACAGCCAAAGAACACCTGTTAACGAA from Aphis gossypii isolate Hap1 chromosome 1, ASM2018417v2, whole genome shotgun sequence includes these protein-coding regions:
- the LOC114121655 gene encoding uncharacterized protein LOC114121655 → MDSTNNTTTATTLISVDQAILVINDYGEHEITNNDWCLGNSVVAPLYIASGAEQSRSCTPSPSTSRNRAGGALPAAGNHRQPVLSEHPASVLTRSICSLSYPRHLLPWV
- the LOC114121662 gene encoding interferon-inducible double-stranded RNA-dependent protein kinase activator A homolog, coding for MGILNSIPSAKDRTVNDTTVSVPRDLITEPLQNTEAMAERYGLLFVNRCSLAVYQLDNTMGKQGKTVKYNMLPVVFLYPYKMYTCNAKCGEIITYGYGSSSFKAIDDAANKFLEKLASVSEMDDHLGANPPCLKINVEENDTASDEQGMFTNYIGKLQDEICVARGWSLPKYEYFQSIEGENNNKVRLFTVKCSAGPYESKGVGKTKKIAKKQAAQLLIEQNNLNQYTSRSNVTHKIVDKSKFNTITPKNIEVCDVLKFVDIISFNKLLSSKEECMQKLKKCNSLDELNMSAFEFLEKLAEQELLKITYKPRQKDCCGVEMTLEIVKDKPIMVCLNTGKTHKEAKNAAAKTALKYFKHFLN